In the genome of Fusarium fujikuroi IMI 58289 draft genome, chromosome FFUJ_chr02, one region contains:
- a CDS encoding related to actin-related protein: MVYRTPTKQRDKGGHVHHSAQDAATPATLTPVASSSRYQLRARKPREASPTPTPTRRNNGSVTPSPQKYHNHYNSQHNSLDLGASASASARKRNRTMSSTAGKWREEQVLIICPGSRTTMAQLGCSELTPPARRMPTRMFKEGDQWAPYHKTKRTTIVNGVEEEEWLEDVDEDEGAVYPIEAGRIVNMSALLAFLDHVHGLLTTTYHNTPIMLMASPQWTRPDCETIARYVFENTRTPALCIIHSGIATQYGLKWPNLTVVDIGYQKVDVTAIHDGRVVNHMDVSASDADGEISGGEVFTKSLLKLLENKGFNHDMAEQLKKSNICEVLPYVATEEKLMELPTENTAGATSGLPASATAEAATKAPEAPKPTDNGDADEGNGNPEDDGVLDVAAIVTSGQTKEFLAKKEKEKEKEKGKGGRKKGEKDAEGAAKAARLPNSKRIHNTFFYEEIIQEEVPQPSKEKETVETAAATTNGNGTTEAPKPEGEANGAQPQGDNTAAPAPATETPVTEAPKPEQTQEPTQSIEPKPEAEPKPDAQPTTETTEKRPKRIRRDVEVGLERFTFAQRREIDRIVNAIYRTVQGIDDMYMRPPCWDNLVFVGNGARLRGLRENILQTLNARHLVSPSTATMFTSELPSNMATPTGTGAQTPTGSFTGAPHQLSSSGVNPLLQAATTAAAAGTANNMVGTPQPASEAGGPTTTHHFHSQTPTSIKTATLPNYLSEWTKNGFEESMFLGAQVAARIAFCLHSNMDAQTIEAQRLMSLSRVDYNELGPKGIRTHSMLG, encoded by the exons ATGGTCTATAGAACTCCAACCAAACAGCGAGACAAGGGTGGTCACGTGCACCACAGCGCTCAAGATGCTGCGACACCAGCCACACTCACGCCTGTCGCGTCCTCATCCCGGTACCAGCTCCGGGCGCGCAAACCTCGAGAAgcctcaccaacaccaacaccaacgcgACGAAACAACGGCTCGGTAACGCCATCGCCACAGAAATACCACAACCACTATAACTCCCAGCACAACAGCCTCGATCTCGGTGCAAGTGCAAGTGCAAGTGCGAGAAAGCGAAATCGCACAATGTCAAGCACGGCCGGCAAATGGCGCGAGGAGCAggtcctcatcatctgccCTGGCAGCAGAACCACTATGGCTCAGCTGGGTTGCAGTGAATTGACTCCTCCTGCTCGGCGCATGCCTACCAGGATGTTCAAGGAGGGTGATCAGTGGGCGCCCTATCACAAGACGAAGCGTACGACTATTGtgaatggtgttgaggaggaggaatggttggaggatgttgacgaagacgagggaGCTGTATACCCCATTGAAG CTGGTCGCATCGTCAACATGAGCGCACTCCTCGCTTTCCTCGATCATGTCCACGGCTTGCTCACAACCACATACCACAACACTCCCATCATGCTCATGGCCTCACCACAATGGACGCGGCCCGACTGCGAGACAATTGCTCGATACGTCTTTGAGAACACGAGAACACCTGCGCTATGCATAATCCACAGCGGAATCGCTACGCAGTATGGCCTGAAGTGGCCCAACTTGACTGTGGTGGATATTGGCTACCAAAAGGTCGACGTTACAGCGATTCACGATGGACGAGTTGTGAACCACATGGATGTCAGCGCATCTGATGCCGATGGTGAAATTAGCGGAGGCGAGGTTTTCACAAAGAGCTTGCTCAAGTTGCTAGAAAACAAGGGCTTCAACCATGATATGGCAgagcagctgaagaagagcaacatTTGCGAAGTTCTCCCCTATGTCGCCACCGAGGAGAAATTGATGGAACTCCCCACGGAGAACACTGCAGGCGCAACAAGCGGTCTACCAGCCTCTGCAACGGCAGAGGCTGCCACAAAAGCCCCTGAAGCGCCGAAACCCACAGACAAtggagatgctgatgagggTAATGGCAACCCAGAGGACGATGGAGTTCTAGACGTCGCAGCCATCGTTACAAGCGGGCAGACAAAGGAATTCCTCGccaaaaaggagaaggagaaggagaaagaaaagggcaAGGGAGGTCGAAAGAAGGGCGAAAAGGACGCTGAGGGCGCCGCTAAGGCTGCGCGTCTACCCAACTCCAAGAGGATTCACAATACCTTCTTCTACGAGGAAATCATTCAGGAAGAGGTTCCCCAACCATCCAAGGAGAAAGAGACTGTCGAGACCGCCGCGGCCACTACCAATGGTAACGGCACAACAGAAGCTCCCAAGCCCGAGGGCGAAGCCAACGGAGCTCAACCTCAAGGCGACAACACCGCTGCGCCTGCGCCTGCGACAGAGACACCTGTGACAGAAGCGCCTAAGCCAGAACAAACTCAAGAGCCAACGCAGTCGATAGAACCCAAGCCTGAAGCTGAGCCAAAGCCCGACGCTCAACCCACCACCGAGACTACCGAGAAGCGACCAAAGCGCATTCGTCGAGATGTCGAGGTCGGTCTTGAGCGCTTCACCTTCGCTCAACGTCGCGAGATCGATCGCATTGTTAACGCCATCTATCGCACCGTCCAGGGCATCGACGACATGTACATGCGCCCTCCATGCTGGGACAACCTCGTCTTTGTTGGCAACGGTGCTCGTCTCCGCGGTCTTCGCGAGAACATTCTCCAGACTCTCAACGCCCGTCATCTCGTCTCCCCATCCACCGCCACAATGTTCACCTCAGAGCTGCCTTCTAATATGGCCACGCCCACCGGAACCGGCGCTCAAACCCCCACCGGCTCCTTCACAGGCGCACCTCACCAGCTCTCCTCAAGCGGCGTGAATCCCCTCCTCCAGGCCGCTACCACGGCTGCAGCTGCTGGCACTGCTAATAACATGGTCGGCACGCCGCAGCCAGCTTCTGAGGCTGGAGGACCTACGACGACTCACCACTTCCACAGCCAGACTCCCACGAGCATCAAGACGGCTACTCTGCCGAACTACTTGAGCGAGTGGACAAAGAATGGCTTCGAGGAGTCTATGTTCCTCGGTGCTCAGGTCGCTGCTCGTATTGCGTTTTGCCTACACTCCAACATGGATGCCCAGACCATTGAGGCCCAAAGGCTCATGAGTTTGAGCAGAGTTGATTATAA CGAACTTGGTCCCAAGGGTATTCGCACACATTCTATGTTGGGCTGA